The segment TTACATTGCATGAGGTCTGGAATGACTACTGGTATAAATATATGGGCAAAAAGGGCTTTTTCGGAAAAATAGTTGAAAAGGGAATATTCCATTTAACAGATAATTACATATGTGTATCTAAGTTGACGCAGGATAACCTAATCAAGAATCACGTCCCAGGTAATGTTAAAATCATAGCAAATGGGGTGAACATTAGAGAAATAACTTATCTTAATCCCAGCGATAATTTCAGCGATGTGCTGTATGCTGGTCGTCTGATACCTGAAAAGCATGTTGAATTACTCGTTAAGGCCATGAAGGAAGTTACAAAAGTACATCCATTTTCCAAATGTTTCATCGTTGGTGAGGGCCCATCAAGAATTACGTTGGAACGATTGGTAAGTTCATATGAACTGGAAGAAAATGTCATATTTATGGATTTTCTTGAGAATCAGGAAGATTTATATAAGTTAATGAAAAGTTCATCGGTATTTGTACTTCCATCCGAAAGGGAAGGCTTTGGAATAGTTGTTATAGAGGCCAATGCATGTGGTATTCCTGTTATTACCATGAATAATCCCATGAATGCCGCCAAGGATTTGGTGACGGCAGATAATGGATGTGTCATCAACAACAATTCGGATAATCTGGCCAAAATGATTAACTACTACATTGAAGAGGGCTTGAATAAGGACATCAGAAACAATTGCAGGCAATATGCAAGACATTTTGACTGGGATTATATCACCACCGTTACCGAAAATTATTATTCGGATATTTTGAATATATAAACTTTAAACTCCCATCCCTTTTTATATTGATATTTTGAAAATAGATAATTATATTCTTTTAAAAGACCATATTATATAATAGTAAATCATCAGGTTATAGTGTGTGATGATTAATCAGTTTTATATGAGGTTTTAATTTGAAGATAATTCAGACTCCCGTTAGATTTTATCCGTTCATCGGTGGTGTTGAAAAGTATGTTTACTACATTAGCTGTGAATTGGTTAAATATGATGATTGTGAAGTGGAAGTAATTTGTGCAAATGAAGCAAGTGATGTAGATGAAGAAGTTTATAATGATATAAAAATAAGTAGACTTCCATATACTGGAAAGATTGCCAACACAAATGTATGTTTATCTCTTCCACATCTTCTTTACAAGAAGGACTTTGATATTATTCACACACATATTCCGACTCCGTGGAGTAGTGACTGGAGCAATATTATATGCAGGATAAAAAACAAGCCCCTTGTCGTAACATACCACAATGACATTATCGGAAGCGGTGTAGCAGACCTGATAGCAAAAACATACAACAGCACGGCACTCAAATTGCTACTAAACAAGGCAGACAGGATTATCATAACGCAGGATGATTACATAAACTCCCCACACCTGCAAAACTACAAGGATAAAATCGTCACCATACCCAATGGCGTTGATACCAGCATATTCAAAGCATCCGATGAGAAAAAGGAGGAAAAGCAAATATTCTTCCTGAGTGTTCTTGATGCATTCCACAAATACAAGGGACTGGATTATCTTTTAGAATCAATAAAAGAAGTTAAAAATACAATACCCGATATAAAACTGATTGTGGGTGGAAAGGGCGAACTGCTGGATTATTACATTGAAAAAAGCAGAAAGCTCGGCATCGAGGAAAACGTTGAATTCAAAGGATATCTTACAGATGAAGAGGTAATAGATTATTTCGCAAAATCCACACTCTTTGTACTTCCATCAATATCCTCCCTTCAAGAAGGATTTGGAATAGTAGTACTTGAAGCGTTGGCATGCCAAACACCAATAATAAGTACGGATATTGTCGGAGTAGCAGATGACGTTAAAAAACGTGAATGCGGCATAATCATAGAACCAAAAAATACTCAAAAGCTAACGGAATCCATAATTAAAATTATTTCCGACAGGAATCTCCAAGAGGATATGGGAATACGTGGCAGACAATTGGTCCAGGAAAAATATGAATGGAAATCCATCGCCAAACGGATACATGATCTATACGAGGAATTACTATGAAAATCTGCATGATAAGCAACCTATATCCACCAAATGTACTGGGTGGAGCAGAGATAATCGTGGACAAGCTTGTGCGAAAGCTTGCCGATAAAAGGCATGAAGTTGTAGTCATAACCTGCAGCGTGGATGATGAGGAAAAAATTCAGAAAGAGGACAACATCACGATATATCACATAAACAAAACGAAACTATACCCCGTATACAGACAGACGGAAGCAAAGGGATACCTGAAGCCATTATGGCACCTGTTCGACTTATGGAATGGCAACTGTCAAAAGGAAATAATTGAAATACTAAAAAAAGAAAAGTGTGACATCATACATATAAATAACTTCAAGGGACTATCATTGTCCTGCTTTGAAGTAGGCAAAAAGTTAAACATACCTGTTGTATTTGAATCACATGACTTTTCACTGATATGTCCAAGGGCAAATCTGATAAGGGGAAATAACACATTATGTAAAGACAAAAACGCCATATGTACTGCATATGTGAACATTCAAAGAAAACTATTATCGGATAATGTGGATATGATGATAGCTCCATCCAATTTCATGATAGATAAATACAGGGACAATAACTTCTTCAATGACACCACCTGTATAAAAATCCCACTGGGAATAGACTTTGAAAGAAAAAAGACAATCAAGGACTATGACTTCATAGACTTTACGTACATAGGAAGTCTTGGAAAGCATAAGGGAGTGGACACCCTAATAAATGCATTTAAACAGATAGATAATGATGATATACGATTGAATCTTATCGGCAAGGGTTATGATGAGGAGGAATTCAAACAACTGGCCGGTGATGATGAAAGAATCATATTTCATGGATTTGTAGATAACAGTAATATTAAAGACTATTATAAGTTATCAAATGTCGTTATTATCCCGTCAATATGCTATGATAACTCCCCTCTGGTAATATATGAAAGCTTTACTACGGCAACGCCTGTTATAGGAAGCAATATAGGAGGAATACCTGAGCTGATTGATGATGGAGTTAACGGTTTTCTTTTTGAAGCGGGTGATGTTAATGACTTGAAAGACAAGCTATTGAAAATAATTGACAACAAGAAATCACTCACTCAACTTGAAGAAAATGCATTTGAAAGCATACCCGAAAAATCACTTGACATAATGACCGATAAAACAATTGAGGCATACAGGCAATTACTATAAGAAGTGATTGAAAGAAAATATATCATAAATCAAGATAATAATTAATAAATAGAATAGGATAAATTAATTTATAAGAAGCTTTAAAAATAAAAGGACAGGGTTGAGAATATGAAGTTTAATAATGTGTTCACATTAAATGACTGGAAATTTAATGAATTTGCAACGGTAATAATAATAATCCAGGTATTGATGTGGATTGTAGGTCTTCTATCATTAAATTCCATCCATATACCTGTATTTAATGACATAGTCACATTGCTTTATCTGGGATTTGTTCCGGGAATAATCATACTCAGAATCCTAAAATTGCATGATCTTGGAAATACGTTTACAACCCTACTGAGTGTAGGCTTGAGTATTGCATCGGTTATGCTGATTGGACTGTTCATGAATCAGGTATATCCCCATTTTCATATAGCCAAGCCAATAGAACAGATTCCCCTACTGGTAACCTTCACCATATACAATATGGGCATGTTATATCTGGCATATGTTAAAGACAAGGAATATCATATAGAAAGCTCATCCAAGCTAGGCTTTGAGATAATATCATCCAATCAATTCATATTCCTATGCTTATTGCCGCTTATAGCCATAATAGGAGCATATACCTACCAGTATTATTCAAACAACAACATTCAAATATTACTGCTTTTGATTATATGCGGCGTTGTTCTTGCAATGGTGGGAGGATATCTTAAAAAAGAATATTATCACTTTGCAATCTTCAGCATAGCATTGTCCATCCTATACTATAGCGTTATGATATCAAACCACATATGGGGTTATGACATCTTCTTTGAATACCAGTTTGCAACATATGTCATCAAAAACGGAATATGGGATCACACCTGGCCTCACGCATATAACGCTATGCTTAGTGTGGTGATGTATGCACCGATATACAGCAAACTGTCGGGCATGACATTGACATGGGTGTTAAAGTTCATTTATCCGTTCCTGTTTTCACTGATAAGTATTGGATTGTACAAGATATTTGAAAAACATACCGGTCCAAAGATGGCATTTCTTGCGGCATTCTTCTTTGTGGCATATAATGGATTCAGTTATGGCTGGATGGTACAGATGGCCAGACAGCAGATAGCCGAAATATTCCTGGTACTATTGGTATGGTTAATGATTGACCGTCAGATACCGCAGAAAAAACGTAAGCTTCTGTATCTGATATTTGGTGTGGGATTGATTCTATCACATTACAGTGTAACATACCTGTTCATGTTCACACTTCTTGCCACAATAGTCTCATTAACGCTGATATCCGGTGGATTCGGCAATATCCTGAATAATATCTTGCTTAAGTTTGGTGTTGATAACAAATACTTCGGAGATTACCTGAAGATTGAAGACCAGACAATCAGCCTGCCGCTGTCGATATTCTTCATTGCATTTATCCTCGTGTATTATTCACTGACGGCAGACAGCAAGCCAATTGGATCACTGTTTGATGCTCTTCGTATAGTGGGTAAGAATGTTCAAACGATTGTGCTCGGAGGCCGTATAAGTCCAGTTATATTATTGGCGGCACTTGGAGTATTGTTGATATTGGCCGTTGTATTATACAAGGCGTATAAGCGATTTTCCAGGGACGTTGATGTGGAAGAGGTTAAGACATACCCCTTTATCAAGAATATCGTGACAAAAATCAAACACTTGAGTCTGAAAAGAAAACAGGCCATAATTGTCATTATTCCTATAATAGCCTTTTTAAGGATTTGGTGGCCATTTTCATTTATGACTATTGTTAGCATTAACGCTCAAAGGGTAATTCTTCTGTCGGTGGCCTTCATATTGATAGGATTCATAATGAACCTTCTTAACAGGAGATATTTCCACTTTACAACTGAATATAATGCATTTGCAATATTTAATATGATTATACTTGGTTGTGGATTGTTTATACCAGCCTTCGAGGGACAATTAAGTCTTCAAAGAATATATGAGGTGACATTTGTAGTGCTTTCACCATTCTGTATTATTGGTATGTATTACATATTCACATCGGCGGTGGCATTGGTTAAAAACGTTCACCTGAGCAAAAACATCAGGATATCATTCTGGGCTATGGGTATCTTTTTGGTGTTGTTTTTCATATTAAACACCGGATTGATTGACCTGTATGCCGGTCAGACTTCAACGTTGCCGCTGGATAATTCGATTGACGCACCGATATTCAGTCAGGGTGAATATGCAGGTGTTGCATGGTTTAACGAAAATAGACATGATAACCACACCGTCTATTCGGATGCGTTCAGTAACATATTACTGTACTGGCTAAACGATATACGAACATGTAATCCACATAACATGTCGGAGATGGCTCCCGGTACATACATGTTCCTGCGGGGCTATAACATAGGCCATGACACCTTCCTGTATGGAAATGGAATATATATCCCTACAAAGGAGGGCACCAACAAGTCCAGTAAAATCTATGATAACGGTGACAGTCAGATATATAAGCGTGTACTTGAATAAAAATATAAATTGAATTGAAGATGCAAATGGAGATTGATGGAGGTTTAACTGTGACCAAGATATTATTCATACATAACACTCTCATGTGGTATCGTATGGAATTTTTCAAACTGGTAAATGAAAGATATGACCTGGAATTGGTCTTCAGCCATATGCAGGTAATAAAAGACATCTATGATGGAAGTGCCGACAGCAATATCCGGTCACTTGAGGATGTGAATGTTGAAATTCTTGATAACAGACATGGATTTGCCAGGGGATTAATCTCCAAACTCTTTGGCGACTATGATGTGGTTATCGGTGGAAGCTGGGATTCTGTGCAAGAGCTGGTTGAAAGCCTGTTTATTCTCATCATAGCAAAGCTCAGGCGTAAAAAGTTTATAATATGGAGGGAGGACTGGGATTGGCCAAGAAACTCCTCCATTAAACAGAAGGTTCTTGACGTGTTTATCAGGTTACTGACAAAAAGTGCCGATGCAATACTTGTTCCGGGTAGCCTTCACAGGGAGTACTTTGAAAAATTCACGGATGAAGACAGGATATATATAATGCCGAATGTCAGCAATATCTCATCGGACATCAAGAAAATCGACAAAAAGGACAACAGGCAGATACTCTATGTCGGCCGTTTAATCAAACGTAAGGGAGTAATCTATCTTATAAAGGCATTCGACTTACTCAAAGAAAAAATAGGTGATGCCAGTCTGATTATCATTGGTGACGGCCAAGAAGAAGTCAATCTTAAGGAGTATGTGAGAAAAAACAAAATAGAGGATGTCACATTCACCGGTAAGGTGGATAATGATGAACTCAAAAACTATTACATCAACTGCAATCTTGTTGTAGTACCATCGGTTAACTATCAGATGGGTGATCCATGGGTATTTGTATTGAATGAAGCCATGTACTATAACAATCCCATGATAGTTACCGATGCGGTTGGTGCAAGCAAGGATATGATAAGGGATAATGGATTTATTGTAGAAGAAAAAAACGTGAATCAATTGTATGAGGCCATGCTTAGGATAATCGGCGATTATGATTTGCAGCGTAGCATGAGTGAAAATTCATACAATATAATTAAAGACGAGTACCAGTACTCTAATATGATCAATTCGTTTGTTGAATGTGTTGAATCGGTAAATAATAAGAAATAGAATGGAAACCTTGGTTGATAGCATGAAGGATTACATAGTATTGGATTTAGAAACTCCTAACCGTTATAGTGATGGGGCTTCATCGATGGGGATAGTGATTGTTGAAGACGGATGTGCCGTTGAACATAAGTACTCACTGATTAATCCCGAAACACACTTTGATGAATTTAACATAGCTTTTACAGGTATCGGACCGGAGGATGTTGTGGATGCTCCAACATTTCCGGAGTATTATGATGAGATTAAGGATTTGCTTCAGGACAATATAATCGTTGGCCAAAACATAACATTTGACTTGAGTGTTATCTCTAAGACATTGACTAGATATGGGATGCCTATACCGTCATTTAAATACTATTGTACATTGAATTCGGCCAAGCGTAACCTTGATTTGCCATGCAATAAACTGAGTTATATTGTGCATAACGTATTGAACACCACTTATAATGCACATAATGCTATGGCCGATGCAGAAATGACCAATGAATTGTTCAAGTTACTTACAAATTATGAAAATCCGAAAAACTACATCCAGACATACTCCTATAGGCCAAACTGCAAGAGGGATTTTGACAGAA is part of the Methanosphaera sp. BMS genome and harbors:
- a CDS encoding glycosyltransferase family 4 protein; protein product: MKIAFVYDTAFPWVTGGAERRIYEIGTRLAKRGHDVHVYSLGYWMQSDEYKGQEVIEYDNITYHSVGEAKNLYNENSTRSIKEALYFSRKLLSKADFKDFDIVDCQNFPYFSCYTSKIKTMRNKAKLVITLHEVWNDYWYKYMGKKGFFGKIVEKGIFHLTDNYICVSKLTQDNLIKNHVPGNVKIIANGVNIREITYLNPSDNFSDVLYAGRLIPEKHVELLVKAMKEVTKVHPFSKCFIVGEGPSRITLERLVSSYELEENVIFMDFLENQEDLYKLMKSSSVFVLPSEREGFGIVVIEANACGIPVITMNNPMNAAKDLVTADNGCVINNNSDNLAKMINYYIEEGLNKDIRNNCRQYARHFDWDYITTVTENYYSDILNI
- a CDS encoding glycosyltransferase family 4 protein gives rise to the protein MKIIQTPVRFYPFIGGVEKYVYYISCELVKYDDCEVEVICANEASDVDEEVYNDIKISRLPYTGKIANTNVCLSLPHLLYKKDFDIIHTHIPTPWSSDWSNIICRIKNKPLVVTYHNDIIGSGVADLIAKTYNSTALKLLLNKADRIIITQDDYINSPHLQNYKDKIVTIPNGVDTSIFKASDEKKEEKQIFFLSVLDAFHKYKGLDYLLESIKEVKNTIPDIKLIVGGKGELLDYYIEKSRKLGIEENVEFKGYLTDEEVIDYFAKSTLFVLPSISSLQEGFGIVVLEALACQTPIISTDIVGVADDVKKRECGIIIEPKNTQKLTESIIKIISDRNLQEDMGIRGRQLVQEKYEWKSIAKRIHDLYEELL
- a CDS encoding glycosyltransferase family 4 protein, with the translated sequence MKICMISNLYPPNVLGGAEIIVDKLVRKLADKRHEVVVITCSVDDEEKIQKEDNITIYHINKTKLYPVYRQTEAKGYLKPLWHLFDLWNGNCQKEIIEILKKEKCDIIHINNFKGLSLSCFEVGKKLNIPVVFESHDFSLICPRANLIRGNNTLCKDKNAICTAYVNIQRKLLSDNVDMMIAPSNFMIDKYRDNNFFNDTTCIKIPLGIDFERKKTIKDYDFIDFTYIGSLGKHKGVDTLINAFKQIDNDDIRLNLIGKGYDEEEFKQLAGDDERIIFHGFVDNSNIKDYYKLSNVVIIPSICYDNSPLVIYESFTTATPVIGSNIGGIPELIDDGVNGFLFEAGDVNDLKDKLLKIIDNKKSLTQLEENAFESIPEKSLDIMTDKTIEAYRQLL
- a CDS encoding DUF2206 domain-containing protein — encoded protein: MKFNNVFTLNDWKFNEFATVIIIIQVLMWIVGLLSLNSIHIPVFNDIVTLLYLGFVPGIIILRILKLHDLGNTFTTLLSVGLSIASVMLIGLFMNQVYPHFHIAKPIEQIPLLVTFTIYNMGMLYLAYVKDKEYHIESSSKLGFEIISSNQFIFLCLLPLIAIIGAYTYQYYSNNNIQILLLLIICGVVLAMVGGYLKKEYYHFAIFSIALSILYYSVMISNHIWGYDIFFEYQFATYVIKNGIWDHTWPHAYNAMLSVVMYAPIYSKLSGMTLTWVLKFIYPFLFSLISIGLYKIFEKHTGPKMAFLAAFFFVAYNGFSYGWMVQMARQQIAEIFLVLLVWLMIDRQIPQKKRKLLYLIFGVGLILSHYSVTYLFMFTLLATIVSLTLISGGFGNILNNILLKFGVDNKYFGDYLKIEDQTISLPLSIFFIAFILVYYSLTADSKPIGSLFDALRIVGKNVQTIVLGGRISPVILLAALGVLLILAVVLYKAYKRFSRDVDVEEVKTYPFIKNIVTKIKHLSLKRKQAIIVIIPIIAFLRIWWPFSFMTIVSINAQRVILLSVAFILIGFIMNLLNRRYFHFTTEYNAFAIFNMIILGCGLFIPAFEGQLSLQRIYEVTFVVLSPFCIIGMYYIFTSAVALVKNVHLSKNIRISFWAMGIFLVLFFILNTGLIDLYAGQTSTLPLDNSIDAPIFSQGEYAGVAWFNENRHDNHTVYSDAFSNILLYWLNDIRTCNPHNMSEMAPGTYMFLRGYNIGHDTFLYGNGIYIPTKEGTNKSSKIYDNGDSQIYKRVLE
- a CDS encoding glycosyltransferase family 4 protein; this encodes MEIDGGLTVTKILFIHNTLMWYRMEFFKLVNERYDLELVFSHMQVIKDIYDGSADSNIRSLEDVNVEILDNRHGFARGLISKLFGDYDVVIGGSWDSVQELVESLFILIIAKLRRKKFIIWREDWDWPRNSSIKQKVLDVFIRLLTKSADAILVPGSLHREYFEKFTDEDRIYIMPNVSNISSDIKKIDKKDNRQILYVGRLIKRKGVIYLIKAFDLLKEKIGDASLIIIGDGQEEVNLKEYVRKNKIEDVTFTGKVDNDELKNYYINCNLVVVPSVNYQMGDPWVFVLNEAMYYNNPMIVTDAVGASKDMIRDNGFIVEEKNVNQLYEAMLRIIGDYDLQRSMSENSYNIIKDEYQYSNMINSFVECVESVNNKK
- a CDS encoding exonuclease domain-containing protein; this translates as MKDYIVLDLETPNRYSDGASSMGIVIVEDGCAVEHKYSLINPETHFDEFNIAFTGIGPEDVVDAPTFPEYYDEIKDLLQDNIIVGQNITFDLSVISKTLTRYGMPIPSFKYYCTLNSAKRNLDLPCNKLSYIVHNVLNTTYNAHNAMADAEMTNELFKLLTNYENPKNYIQTYSYRPNCKRDFDRKLDYNFNYLYGLVQKAKIDDEITDNYYDLLYSWYVNNKCYNNHPLLENVLLKLEYILDESESLKNRKEVAESFRQIKRSPKYNASLLKLQVFKGIIDSVCCEDELKEEDIVFIEKWIDSNNINDKSFKKFKKEENNDDVDMNECLMDYSDFLEGYLQ